In the genome of Methylococcus sp. EFPC2, the window ACACCCACACCCCAGAACAGGAACATGTCCAGCAGCCAAAGGACCACGCCGACCAATACAACTAGGGCGACCACGATCATGGTGGACTGAAGCGTCTCTTGCCGGCTAGGCCAGATGACCTTTCTGACTTCCAGGCGGGCATCCGTGATAAAGCCGAAAATCCTGCCGCCCAAAGCGGTGGTGAATATCAAACCTAGCGAAACCCCGGAGATTGCCAAAATACCCAGCACCCTATAGAGCAAGGCCTGCGCGGCAAAATAATAAAAACCGACTATACCCGCAATCAGGATCACGATCGCAAAGGTTAACTTTACGGTATCGAAAGCCGAGGCATTCGTTTCTGCGTGAACTGCCATTTGTCTCGTTTCACCGATCAGGGTAATAAAGGAAGGCGATGCCTTCCGAAGATGGCAGGCCAGGAGGGGCTCGAACCCCCAACCTGCGGTTTTGGAGACCGCTGCTCTACCAATTGAGCTACTGACCTAGAACTTGGCTCCGTCATTCGGCGCCCCGATCAGATCGGAGCGCCGAACGCGGGCGATGTATCTAAATTACTCGATGACCTTGGAAACCACACCCGCACCGACGGTGCGGCCGCCTTCGCGCACGGCGAAACGCAGACCTTCTTCCATCGCGATCGGGGCGATCAGCTTGACCGTGATCTTGATGTTGTCGCCCGGCATGACCATTTCCACGCCTTCCGGCAGTTCGGCCGCACCGGTGACGTCGGT includes:
- the secE gene encoding preprotein translocase subunit SecE, giving the protein MAVHAETNASAFDTVKLTFAIVILIAGIVGFYYFAAQALLYRVLGILAISGVSLGLIFTTALGGRIFGFITDARLEVRKVIWPSRQETLQSTMIVVALVVLVGVVLWLLDMFLFWGVGVLTGQKV